In a single window of the Acinetobacter tibetensis genome:
- a CDS encoding cell division protein FtsQ/DivIB: MAQLPASMRRKRAAITSIHDKPPTRKEQLTNVGGWLLLVIAFVVLAAGIFGLYKVMTDARVADLDVVGTRSDAEHRQVMLHVAPTLQNNYFTSDLEQIRDRALELSWVDRVVVSRAWPNAIRVRVMPRHAIARWGTGRLLSDSGDVFAEVTPKNYQQLPLLHGPISQSKTMMRRYNEINQLFLPVNLRLKELYLTERMTWFMQFDSGLRVIVDQDQTMSKLQRLSHLAQSDLKPVWSQISAIDLRYRNGLAIQWKSAAPPKTVNGHFVVTINDTSIADGINAKP, translated from the coding sequence ATGGCTCAACTTCCAGCATCGATGCGGCGCAAACGCGCTGCAATTACCTCGATTCACGACAAACCACCCACGCGAAAAGAACAGTTGACTAACGTGGGTGGTTGGTTGCTCTTGGTCATTGCTTTTGTGGTCTTGGCTGCTGGAATATTTGGCTTATACAAAGTCATGACCGATGCACGTGTCGCGGATTTGGATGTGGTTGGAACGCGTTCCGATGCTGAGCATCGTCAAGTGATGTTGCACGTGGCACCAACTTTACAAAATAATTATTTTACTTCTGATTTAGAACAAATCCGTGACCGCGCTTTAGAGTTGTCATGGGTAGATCGAGTTGTGGTTTCTCGGGCATGGCCGAATGCAATTCGCGTTCGAGTAATGCCTCGCCATGCGATTGCCCGTTGGGGAACTGGGCGCTTGCTGAGCGATAGCGGTGATGTTTTTGCTGAAGTGACACCCAAAAATTATCAACAATTGCCGTTGCTTCATGGGCCAATTAGCCAATCCAAAACCATGATGCGTCGCTATAATGAAATTAATCAATTATTCCTTCCAGTCAACCTTCGGCTAAAAGAATTATATTTAACGGAGCGTATGACTTGGTTTATGCAGTTTGATTCTGGATTACGTGTTATTGTTGATCAAGATCAAACCATGAGTAAGCTACAACGCTTGAGTCATCTCGCACAAAGTGATTTGAAACCTGTGTGGTCACAAATCTCAGCAATCGATTTACGCTATAGGAACGGCCTAGCGATTCAATGGAAAAGCGCAGCCCCACCCAAAACTGTAAATGGTCACTTTGTTGTAACGATTAATGACACAAGCATTGCGGATGGGATAAATGCAAAGCCATAA
- the lpxC gene encoding UDP-3-O-acyl-N-acetylglucosamine deacetylase, which translates to MLKQRTLQRVVKASGIGLHSGQKVLMNFVPHHVDGGIVFRRIDLDPPVDIQADAMLIQEAFMCSNLVQDDAKVGTIEHVMSAIAGLGIDNLIIEVSASEVPIMDGSAGPFIYLLMQGGLIEQNAPKKFIRILKPVEALIDDKRAIFTPHSGFQLNFTIDFDHPAFKKEYQSATIDFSTETFVYEVSEARTFGFMKDLDYLKANNLALGASLDNAIGVDDTGVVNEEGLRFSDEFVRHKILDAVGDLYLLGHQIIAKFDGYKSGHALNNQLLRNVQSDPTSYEIVTFDDIDQCPIPYVSVT; encoded by the coding sequence ATGTTGAAACAGCGTACCCTGCAACGTGTCGTGAAAGCGAGCGGTATTGGTCTTCATAGTGGGCAAAAGGTATTAATGAACTTTGTGCCGCACCATGTGGATGGGGGTATTGTGTTCCGTCGTATTGATTTAGATCCACCTGTGGATATTCAAGCCGATGCGATGCTGATTCAAGAAGCATTTATGTGCTCTAACTTGGTTCAGGATGATGCCAAAGTAGGTACCATTGAGCACGTCATGAGTGCGATTGCAGGTTTGGGTATTGATAATTTAATTATCGAGGTCTCTGCTTCAGAAGTGCCGATTATGGATGGCAGTGCTGGCCCATTTATCTACCTGTTAATGCAAGGTGGGTTGATTGAGCAAAATGCACCCAAAAAATTTATCCGAATCTTAAAGCCTGTAGAAGCATTAATTGATGATAAGCGTGCAATTTTCACGCCGCATTCAGGTTTTCAACTGAATTTCACCATCGATTTTGATCATCCTGCCTTTAAAAAAGAATATCAGTCTGCCACCATTGATTTCTCAACTGAAACTTTTGTGTACGAAGTCAGTGAGGCACGTACATTTGGCTTCATGAAGGACTTGGATTACTTAAAAGCCAACAATTTGGCTTTAGGAGCAAGTTTAGACAATGCCATTGGTGTAGATGATACTGGCGTGGTCAATGAAGAAGGTTTGCGCTTCTCTGATGAATTTGTTCGTCACAAAATATTAGATGCCGTAGGCGATTTATATTTATTAGGACATCAAATTATTGCGAAATTTGATGGATATAAGTCAGGTCATGCCCTGAATAACCAATTGTTACGCAATGTTCAAAGTGATCCAACCAGCTATGAAATTGTAACATTTGATGACATAGATCAATGTCCAATCCCTTATGTAAGTGTGACATAA
- the aceE gene encoding pyruvate dehydrogenase (acetyl-transferring), homodimeric type, producing the protein MAFYGDTDAQETQEWQDAFDSVLKHMGTERAAFLLEKLYQRAIAKHVPIQRLNTPYLNTVSVEETPAMPGDQDMERRIRALIRWNALAMVLRANKTGDDLGGHLASFASSATLYDVGFNHFFRANSNNFGGDMIYYQGHCAPGIYARSFLEGRLTEEQLSNFRREVGGNGLPSYPHPYLMPDYWQFPTVSMGLGPIMSIYQAHIQKYLMNRGLIKEEDRKVWAYLGDGEMDEPESTGAISLAGREKLDNLIWVVNCNLQRLDGPVRGNGKIIQELESLFRGAGWRVIKVVWGRHWDPLLAKDSTGALKAVMEETVDGEYQRYQVKGGAYTREKFFGKYPEAAELVKDLSDEDIDNLNRGGHDPYKVFAAYAEAMKAKGQPTVILAKTVKGYGLSEEIEAVNKTHQIKKMQIDSLKYVRDRFNLPFTDDKLEELPFYRPSENSPEMKYMKARREALGGYLPARRKESEQLAIPELSVFDAVLKGSAGKEQSTTMVMVRLIASLLKEKAIKDRVVPIVPDEARTFGLEGMFRQLGIYAAHGQKYTPEDQEQLMHYREAKDGHMLQEGINEAGAMSAWAALATSYSTNNLPMIPMYMYYSMFGFQRIGDIAWAAGDAQAQGFLLGATAGRTTLNGEGLQHQDGHSHILANTIPNCVSYDPCFGYELAVIVHDGLQRMYVNQERVFYYLTVMNENYEHPEMPVGAEEGIKRGMYLLQEDEKATVQLMGSGVILREVIKAAKILRDEYQIHSNVWSVTSFNELSRDGMACEEYNRLHPLTEEVKESWVSKQLRGTEGIVVSATDHMRAYSEQIRAYLPDGRPFVALGTDGYGRSDTRANLRSFFGVDAAHIVVATLKKLADEGEVDARLVKDAISNFELDTDRPVAWAPQAHPEVHPVADYKEQSGEEN; encoded by the coding sequence ATGGCGTTTTATGGCGATACAGATGCGCAAGAAACCCAAGAATGGCAAGATGCTTTCGATTCGGTTCTAAAACACATGGGAACAGAGCGCGCTGCATTTTTATTAGAAAAATTATATCAACGTGCGATCGCGAAACATGTTCCTATTCAGCGCTTAAACACTCCTTATTTAAATACCGTTTCTGTTGAAGAAACCCCAGCCATGCCAGGTGATCAGGATATGGAGCGCCGTATTCGTGCGCTGATCCGTTGGAATGCCTTGGCAATGGTATTACGTGCAAATAAAACAGGTGATGACCTAGGTGGTCACTTGGCAAGTTTTGCCTCTTCTGCAACATTATATGATGTAGGTTTTAACCATTTCTTCCGCGCAAACAGCAATAACTTTGGCGGAGATATGATTTATTACCAAGGACACTGTGCTCCTGGTATTTATGCACGTTCATTCCTTGAAGGACGTTTGACTGAAGAACAGTTAAGTAATTTCCGCCGTGAAGTTGGCGGTAATGGTTTACCAAGCTATCCACATCCATACTTAATGCCGGACTATTGGCAATTCCCAACGGTATCAATGGGTCTTGGTCCAATCATGTCCATTTATCAAGCGCACATTCAAAAATATTTGATGAACCGTGGCTTGATCAAAGAAGAAGATCGTAAAGTCTGGGCTTATCTTGGCGATGGTGAGATGGATGAGCCAGAAAGTACTGGTGCAATTTCACTTGCTGGTCGTGAAAAACTTGATAACCTCATTTGGGTGGTGAACTGTAACTTACAGCGTCTCGATGGTCCTGTACGTGGTAACGGTAAAATCATTCAAGAATTAGAATCTTTATTCCGTGGTGCGGGCTGGCGTGTCATTAAAGTGGTATGGGGCCGTCATTGGGATCCGCTACTTGCAAAAGACAGTACAGGCGCTTTAAAAGCAGTCATGGAAGAAACTGTTGATGGTGAATACCAACGCTATCAAGTGAAAGGTGGTGCATACACGCGTGAGAAATTCTTTGGCAAGTACCCAGAAGCTGCGGAACTTGTAAAAGATTTAAGCGATGAAGACATCGATAATCTTAACCGTGGTGGTCATGACCCGTACAAAGTTTTTGCTGCCTATGCAGAAGCAATGAAAGCTAAAGGTCAACCAACCGTTATTCTTGCGAAAACGGTTAAAGGTTACGGTTTGTCTGAAGAAATTGAAGCGGTGAATAAGACTCACCAAATCAAAAAAATGCAGATCGACTCTTTGAAATATGTACGTGACCGTTTTAACCTGCCATTTACAGATGATAAATTAGAAGAGCTTCCATTCTATCGCCCAAGTGAAAACTCGCCAGAAATGAAGTATATGAAGGCGCGTCGTGAAGCTTTAGGTGGCTATTTACCTGCACGTCGTAAAGAGAGTGAGCAATTAGCCATTCCTGAATTGTCGGTATTTGATGCAGTATTAAAAGGTTCTGCGGGCAAAGAACAATCCACCACCATGGTGATGGTTCGTTTAATTGCTTCTTTACTTAAAGAAAAAGCAATTAAAGACCGCGTAGTACCCATCGTTCCAGATGAAGCGCGTACGTTTGGTTTAGAAGGTATGTTCCGTCAGTTGGGTATTTATGCCGCTCACGGTCAAAAATATACACCAGAAGACCAAGAACAATTGATGCATTACCGTGAAGCCAAAGACGGTCACATGCTACAAGAAGGGATCAACGAAGCAGGTGCGATGAGCGCATGGGCAGCGTTGGCAACCAGTTATTCAACCAATAACTTGCCAATGATTCCAATGTACATGTACTACTCAATGTTTGGTTTCCAACGTATTGGCGACATTGCATGGGCAGCAGGCGACGCACAAGCACAAGGTTTCTTGTTAGGGGCTACTGCTGGTCGTACCACATTGAACGGTGAAGGTTTACAGCACCAAGATGGTCATTCACATATCTTGGCGAATACGATTCCAAACTGTGTGTCTTATGACCCATGTTTCGGTTATGAGTTAGCAGTAATTGTGCATGACGGTTTACAGCGTATGTATGTGAACCAAGAGCGTGTGTTCTATTACTTAACGGTAATGAATGAAAACTACGAGCATCCTGAAATGCCAGTAGGCGCTGAGGAAGGCATCAAACGCGGCATGTACTTGTTGCAGGAAGATGAAAAAGCTACGGTTCAGCTCATGGGTTCAGGCGTGATTCTACGTGAAGTGATTAAAGCTGCGAAAATTTTACGTGACGAATACCAAATCCATTCGAACGTTTGGAGTGTAACAAGCTTCAATGAATTGTCTCGTGATGGTATGGCGTGTGAAGAATACAACCGTTTACACCCACTTACTGAAGAAGTGAAAGAGTCTTGGGTGTCTAAACAATTACGCGGTACAGAAGGTATTGTTGTTTCAGCAACAGACCATATGCGTGCGTATAGCGAACAAATCCGTGCATATCTTCCAGATGGCCGCCCATTTGTTGCATTGGGTACAGATGGTTATGGTCGCTCAGATACACGTGCGAACTTGCGTAGTTTCTTTGGTGTTGATGCTGCACACATCGTTGTTGCTACTTTGAAAAAATTAGCTGACGAAGGTGAAGTCGATGCACGTTTAGTGAAAGATGCAATTTCTAACTTTGAGTTAGACACTGACCGTCCAGTGGCATGGGCTCCTCAGGCGCACCCTGAAGTTCACCCAGTTGCGGACTACAAAGAACAATCAGGTGAGGAGAACTAA
- a CDS encoding D-alanine--D-alanine ligase gives MSNASKFGKVAVLLGGKSAEREVSLDSGQAVLEALIRSGVNAEAFDPQNRSVTELVNYDRAFIVLHGRGGEDGQIQGVLEWLNIPYTGTGVQGSAIGMDKVKTKQIWQGSDLPTAPYRIIDKDSDLAEVVESLGLPLIIKPVHEGSSVGMSKVEKAEDLAAAIAKATQHDAVVMAEKWITGREFTISFLNGQPLPVIRLQPPADVAFYDYEAKYQRNDVQYGIPCGLTEAEEQRLQALCLRAFQAVGASGWGRIDAMQDEQGNFWLLEVNTVPGMTSHSLVPKAANAVGYSFDALCVAILEQTLTGAAH, from the coding sequence GTGTCAAATGCTTCAAAGTTCGGCAAAGTTGCCGTGTTGCTTGGTGGTAAATCAGCTGAGCGTGAGGTTTCTCTCGATAGTGGTCAGGCTGTACTTGAAGCATTGATTCGTTCTGGGGTAAATGCTGAGGCATTTGATCCTCAGAATCGTAGTGTGACAGAATTGGTCAATTATGATCGGGCCTTTATTGTCTTGCATGGTCGTGGCGGTGAAGATGGTCAGATTCAAGGTGTATTGGAGTGGTTAAACATTCCTTATACAGGAACTGGTGTTCAAGGTTCTGCCATTGGTATGGACAAAGTTAAAACCAAGCAAATTTGGCAAGGGTCAGACTTACCAACTGCACCGTACCGCATTATTGATAAAGACAGTGATTTAGCTGAAGTGGTTGAAAGCTTAGGCTTGCCGCTCATTATTAAGCCTGTACACGAAGGCTCTAGTGTAGGCATGAGTAAGGTTGAAAAAGCTGAAGATTTGGCTGCTGCAATTGCTAAAGCAACTCAGCACGATGCGGTGGTGATGGCGGAAAAATGGATTACAGGACGTGAATTCACCATTTCATTTTTAAATGGTCAGCCTTTACCTGTGATTCGTTTGCAACCTCCTGCGGATGTGGCTTTTTATGATTATGAAGCGAAATATCAACGTAATGATGTGCAATATGGTATTCCGTGTGGTTTAACGGAAGCGGAAGAACAACGTCTACAAGCATTGTGTTTACGCGCATTCCAAGCGGTTGGGGCAAGTGGTTGGGGGCGTATTGATGCCATGCAGGACGAACAAGGCAACTTCTGGTTACTTGAAGTGAATACAGTACCCGGCATGACCAGTCACTCATTGGTGCCCAAAGCTGCCAATGCGGTAGGCTATAGTTTTGATGCGTTATGTGTTGCAATTTTAGAACAAACACTTACAGGTGCAGCACACTAA
- a CDS encoding M23 family metallopeptidase: MHTRRILLAFSLAASTASVAFADLVQLNSNTTASPDRIEQLTQTLAQGSYAEPEDIDIPASTQMSVKLREKTIELNNESIAKKYGTKTSYSASSNSPYSWLVTHPLPDMKRISSNFGGRTMGGRAEHHSGLDLSAPSGTPIYATGSGVVTKSGWGSGYGQYVEINHGDGYITRYAHASRLIARVGDRVDAGEHIANVGCTGRCTGPHLHYEVVKDGQRKNPSTYLAMLP; this comes from the coding sequence ATGCACACAAGACGTATTTTATTGGCGTTTTCTTTAGCGGCTTCGACCGCATCGGTCGCTTTCGCTGATTTAGTTCAATTAAATTCTAATACCACGGCTTCACCAGATCGTATTGAACAATTGACTCAAACTTTAGCGCAAGGTTCATATGCTGAACCTGAAGACATCGATATTCCTGCAAGTACGCAAATGTCCGTCAAATTGCGTGAAAAAACTATTGAACTAAACAACGAATCAATTGCTAAAAAATACGGCACAAAAACTTCGTATTCTGCATCTTCAAATAGTCCTTATTCATGGTTAGTGACTCATCCATTGCCAGACATGAAACGCATCAGCTCAAATTTTGGTGGTCGTACTATGGGTGGACGTGCTGAACATCATTCAGGTTTAGATTTGTCAGCGCCAAGTGGTACACCAATTTATGCAACGGGTTCTGGTGTTGTAACCAAATCGGGTTGGGGTTCTGGCTATGGTCAATATGTTGAAATTAACCACGGCGATGGTTACATCACGCGTTATGCACATGCTTCACGTTTAATTGCGCGTGTCGGTGACCGCGTAGATGCGGGTGAACATATTGCCAATGTTGGTTGTACAGGTCGTTGTACTGGCCCACATTTACATTATGAAGTTGTAAAAGATGGTCAGCGTAAAAATCCATCGACTTATTTAGCCATGTTGCCGTAA
- the murC gene encoding UDP-N-acetylmuramate--L-alanine ligase produces MSPSTPADQAKKLIKIPEMRRIKHIHFVGIGGAGMCGIAEVLKNQGYKVSGSDIKASKTTLQLEENGIKVYIGHAAENIQGANVLVVSTAIDPENPEIKEAIEHRTPVVRRAEMLGELMRYRHGIAVAGTHGKTTTTSLVTCMLAEENLDPTYVIGGLLNRTGVNAALGASRFIVAEADESDASFLHLQPMATIVTNIDADHMDTYGGSFDVLKDTFIQFLQKMPFYGLAVVCGDDANIREIMPRIGRPLVTYGFNEDNDIRAVDIAQEGMQSHFTVLRKDREPLRLTINLPGLHNILNALAAIGIATDEGVSDAAIARALEGFSGVGRRFQVQGEFELGEGNVKLVDDYGHHPKEVEATIKAARASHPDRRLVMLFQPHRFSRTRDCFDDFVDVLSQVDQLLLLEVYPAGEKPIVGADSRALARSIRLRGEVEPILVDPVEGNLPNVMRKVLQANDLLLTQGAGNVGAISVELAQHQLYVD; encoded by the coding sequence ATGTCTCCATCTACACCTGCTGATCAAGCAAAGAAATTAATTAAAATCCCTGAAATGCGTCGTATTAAGCACATCCATTTCGTGGGTATTGGTGGTGCTGGGATGTGCGGCATTGCGGAAGTATTGAAAAACCAAGGCTATAAAGTGTCTGGTTCAGATATCAAGGCATCAAAAACCACGCTACAGCTCGAAGAAAACGGCATTAAAGTTTATATCGGGCATGCTGCTGAAAATATTCAAGGCGCGAATGTTTTGGTGGTTTCAACAGCCATTGATCCAGAAAACCCTGAAATTAAAGAAGCAATTGAACACCGCACACCTGTAGTCCGCCGTGCTGAAATGTTGGGTGAATTAATGCGTTACCGTCATGGGATTGCCGTCGCAGGAACACACGGTAAAACAACAACCACTAGTCTTGTGACTTGTATGTTGGCTGAAGAAAACCTCGATCCAACGTATGTGATTGGTGGTTTGTTAAATCGTACTGGCGTTAATGCGGCGCTGGGTGCAAGTCGTTTTATTGTGGCTGAAGCGGACGAGTCAGATGCATCTTTCCTGCATTTACAGCCCATGGCAACCATTGTGACCAATATCGATGCTGATCATATGGACACCTATGGTGGCAGCTTTGATGTGCTGAAAGACACTTTTATACAGTTTTTACAAAAAATGCCATTTTACGGTTTGGCCGTGGTGTGTGGTGATGATGCCAACATCCGTGAAATTATGCCGCGCATTGGTCGTCCATTGGTGACTTACGGATTTAACGAAGACAATGACATTCGTGCGGTAGACATTGCACAAGAAGGCATGCAGTCACACTTTACCGTATTACGTAAAGATCGTGAGCCTTTACGCCTGACCATTAACCTGCCTGGCTTGCATAACATTTTAAATGCCCTTGCTGCGATTGGTATTGCCACCGATGAAGGGGTATCCGATGCTGCGATTGCACGTGCACTAGAAGGTTTCAGTGGTGTGGGGCGTCGTTTCCAAGTTCAAGGTGAGTTTGAGCTGGGCGAAGGCAATGTAAAATTGGTGGATGACTATGGACATCACCCGAAAGAAGTAGAAGCGACCATTAAAGCAGCACGTGCCAGCCATCCAGACCGTCGTTTGGTGATGTTGTTCCAGCCACACCGCTTTAGTCGTACCCGTGATTGTTTTGATGATTTTGTTGATGTGTTGTCACAAGTGGATCAATTGCTGTTATTAGAAGTTTATCCTGCTGGGGAAAAACCAATTGTGGGTGCGGACAGTCGTGCATTGGCCCGTAGTATTCGTTTACGTGGTGAAGTTGAGCCCATCTTGGTCGATCCAGTAGAAGGGAACTTGCCGAATGTAATGCGTAAAGTGTTACAAGCGAATGACTTGTTATTAACACAAGGCGCAGGTAATGTTGGAGCTATCTCAGTTGAGCTGGCGCAGCATCAATTATATGTAGATTAA
- the ftsZ gene encoding cell division protein FtsZ yields MASFEFLEDDQNDSNGQARFTVFGVGGAGGNAVQHMLESDIQGVKFVCANTDKQALDRMNAQFKIQLGEQSTRGLGAGANPQVGQTAAEESRELIRQHLEGTDMVFVTAGMGGGTGTGAAPVVAEIAKEMGILTVGVVTTPFNFEGKRRQQSAEKGIEALEAHVDSLIIIPNQRLLKVFRDISMKDAYKKADDVLLNAVRSIFDLVVRPGHINLDFADLKTAMSTRGYAMMGAGSGRGEHRARQAAEQAIRSPLLDNVTIMNAKGILINVTGGDDVTFGEIEEITDVVNQIVDLDEGQVFYGTVFDPDARDEISVTVIATGLTRNSADAIEPVKRATTQVSRSATTHAVVEEDDVPAIQRQQADASAINAASSAGASRPTPMSIQDYLKNQQRK; encoded by the coding sequence ATGGCCTCATTTGAATTTTTAGAAGATGATCAGAACGATAGCAACGGTCAAGCCCGTTTCACTGTATTTGGTGTAGGTGGTGCAGGCGGTAATGCTGTTCAACACATGTTGGAATCAGATATTCAAGGTGTGAAATTTGTTTGTGCCAATACGGACAAGCAAGCTTTAGATCGTATGAATGCACAATTTAAAATCCAGTTAGGCGAACAAAGTACTCGTGGTTTAGGTGCAGGTGCGAATCCTCAAGTGGGTCAAACGGCGGCCGAAGAAAGCCGTGAGTTGATCCGCCAGCATTTAGAAGGCACTGACATGGTGTTTGTGACCGCAGGAATGGGTGGTGGTACGGGTACAGGTGCTGCTCCAGTCGTTGCAGAAATTGCCAAAGAAATGGGTATTTTAACGGTGGGTGTAGTGACTACGCCGTTTAATTTTGAAGGTAAGCGTCGTCAACAGTCTGCTGAAAAAGGCATTGAGGCTTTAGAAGCGCATGTCGACTCGCTCATTATTATTCCAAACCAGCGCCTGTTAAAAGTATTCCGCGATATCTCGATGAAGGATGCTTATAAAAAGGCGGATGACGTGTTACTCAATGCAGTACGCAGTATCTTCGATTTAGTGGTTCGCCCTGGTCACATTAACCTTGACTTTGCTGACTTGAAAACCGCAATGAGTACCCGTGGTTATGCCATGATGGGTGCAGGCTCAGGTCGTGGTGAACATCGTGCGCGTCAAGCTGCAGAACAAGCGATTCGTAGTCCGTTATTAGATAACGTGACCATTATGAATGCGAAGGGTATTTTGATTAATGTGACAGGTGGTGATGATGTCACCTTTGGTGAAATTGAAGAAATCACCGATGTTGTGAACCAAATTGTGGACTTGGATGAAGGTCAAGTTTTCTACGGTACGGTATTTGATCCAGATGCGCGTGATGAAATTAGCGTGACTGTGATTGCAACTGGTTTAACCCGCAATTCGGCAGATGCGATTGAACCTGTGAAGCGTGCAACTACGCAGGTTTCACGTTCTGCAACGACACATGCTGTGGTTGAAGAAGATGACGTTCCTGCAATTCAGCGTCAGCAGGCGGATGCTTCTGCAATTAATGCGGCTTCATCTGCTGGTGCGTCACGTCCAACACCAATGAGTATTCAAGATTATTTGAAAAATCAGCAACGTAAGTAA
- a CDS encoding DUF721 domain-containing protein gives MSEPENLFQQTRKRIKTGNLSFLSTQVAAWQKLSKLIQPLLPQPEQWQVACYQYGVLTVTGENQAMVSQLGYLQKQYIVQLAQLEELKDLQKIQVRLRVSSTTTPAPEPSSRSLSPETQDLLKGAADFVSDPKLSQAMLRLASNKK, from the coding sequence ATGTCTGAACCAGAGAATCTCTTTCAACAAACAAGAAAACGCATAAAAACAGGAAACTTATCGTTTCTCTCAACGCAAGTTGCTGCATGGCAGAAACTTAGCAAACTCATTCAACCGTTATTGCCTCAACCAGAGCAATGGCAGGTTGCTTGTTATCAATATGGTGTTTTGACCGTAACGGGTGAAAATCAAGCGATGGTGAGTCAACTAGGTTACTTACAAAAGCAATATATTGTTCAATTGGCTCAACTAGAAGAACTCAAAGATTTACAAAAAATACAGGTTCGTTTAAGAGTTTCCTCAACAACCACACCTGCTCCTGAACCATCTTCACGATCTCTTAGCCCAGAAACCCAAGATTTATTAAAAGGGGCTGCTGACTTTGTGAGCGACCCTAAGCTTAGCCAAGCAATGCTACGTTTGGCAAGCAATAAAAAGTAA
- the ftsA gene encoding cell division protein FtsA, translated as MSEAVPSVVAIDIGTHKVSVLIGKVHAPDKIQVIGMATARNRGMNKGKIVSLDKVITAIKNAVQEAEDMAECRVHSAWVSIPSAELKSFYASGRTPIENAEHSISTNEVVRALELAKASHVTSDHYLVSAVPLGFELDDSPEWVQNPIRMSAHTMKGHYQLMMLPISTMQNLDRAMKGANITVEKMVVSCLATAEASLLKDEKEYGVCLLDMGAGTTNLAVYLDGRLAMAETLQRGGEHVTRDIAAVLQTTTEEAERIKLLYGCVDLKVVKPDHMIQIQGIDGPQTISRIELSDIMIARYEEILTQVREALERSGAIHGLYHGVVLTGDACQIEGMVSLVRRMLGISAHLGNPPVQVYADEPYLASLRRSQYATAAGLLMFSQGDPQETLVETVDPETLSFWKRAGRAWSGLNDKLKSIF; from the coding sequence ATGAGTGAAGCTGTTCCCTCAGTTGTTGCGATTGACATTGGGACACATAAAGTTTCAGTTTTGATTGGTAAGGTGCATGCCCCAGATAAGATTCAAGTCATTGGGATGGCGACTGCACGTAACCGCGGTATGAACAAAGGCAAAATCGTGAGCTTGGATAAAGTCATCACGGCGATAAAAAATGCCGTTCAGGAAGCGGAAGATATGGCTGAGTGCCGTGTGCATTCGGCTTGGGTTTCTATTCCAAGTGCAGAATTAAAAAGTTTTTATGCTTCGGGGCGTACCCCAATTGAAAACGCTGAACATAGTATTAGCACCAATGAAGTGGTCAGAGCATTAGAGTTGGCCAAAGCCAGCCATGTCACTTCAGATCATTATTTGGTGAGTGCAGTTCCGCTTGGTTTCGAATTGGATGATTCTCCAGAATGGGTACAGAATCCAATTCGGATGTCCGCGCACACGATGAAAGGGCATTATCAGTTGATGATGTTACCCATCAGTACCATGCAAAATTTGGATCGTGCCATGAAAGGCGCAAACATCACCGTAGAAAAAATGGTGGTGTCCTGCTTGGCAACGGCAGAAGCCAGTTTGCTGAAAGACGAAAAAGAATATGGGGTTTGTTTGCTCGATATGGGCGCTGGAACCACCAATCTTGCGGTCTATTTAGATGGGCGTCTGGCGATGGCGGAAACCTTACAGCGTGGCGGTGAACATGTAACACGTGATATTGCTGCTGTCTTACAGACCACGACAGAAGAAGCAGAAAGAATTAAGTTGCTTTATGGTTGTGTCGACTTAAAAGTGGTGAAACCTGATCATATGATTCAAATTCAAGGCATTGATGGTCCGCAAACTATCAGCCGAATTGAATTATCCGACATTATGATTGCACGCTATGAAGAAATTTTGACCCAAGTTCGAGAAGCACTTGAGCGTAGCGGGGCAATTCATGGCTTATATCATGGTGTGGTCTTGACGGGTGATGCTTGTCAGATTGAAGGGATGGTCAGTCTAGTGCGCCGGATGTTGGGTATTTCAGCGCATTTGGGCAATCCACCTGTACAAGTTTATGCCGATGAACCTTATTTGGCTTCACTACGTCGTTCCCAATACGCAACGGCGGCAGGCTTGTTGATGTTCAGTCAAGGGGATCCGCAAGAGACCTTGGTAGAAACCGTAGATCCTGAAACACTTTCGTTTTGGAAACGTGCTGGACGCGCATGGTCAGGACTAAATGATAAGTTGAAATCTATTTTTTAG